The genomic stretch TTGAGGTAATTCCAAAGATTTGGATAATCCCAAATATGATGCAGATTGCATTTGAAGTGACCGTAATAAACTGGGTCAAAACGCAGGAGGGTTGTGAACATACACCAGTCTGCTTCGGTGATGCGATCGCCACACAAATAGAGCTGTTTGCCTAACACTTCATCCCAATGTTGCAAAGCGTTAAATAAATCTGTCACCCCTTCCTCATAAGCTGTCTGAGTCGTAGCGAATCCGGCTCGATAAACGCCGTTATTGATCGGTTGATAAATGAGTTCGATCGTTTTGTCAACCTTTTCCAGTAAATCATCAGGCAAAAAGTGCCAATCTGACTTCGCGAAATCCTGAAATTCGGTATCCAACATCCGGATAATTTCGCGAGATTCGTTATTTACTATTGTGCTGGTTTCCTTATCCCAAAGCACCGGAACAGTTACCCGTCCTTCATATTTTGCATCTGCCTTGAGATAGATTTCCCAAAGATAATTCGCACCATTAATCGAGTCGGGAATGCAACCCGGTTCGTCGGAGAATTCCCAGCCGTTTTGGTCGATTACCGGATGGACAACTGAAAGGCCGATCGCATCCGACAAACCCTTCAATTTTCGCATGATTGCGGTGCGGTGCGCCCAAGGACAAGCCCAAGAAATATAAAGATGATAGCGCCCTGTTTCCGCTTTAAAACCGCTAGAACCATCAGCCGTAATTTTGTTGCGAAAACTGGTAACTGGACGAATAAATCTGCCTTGGGAATCTTCTTGTTCCCGTTCCGATACCCACCTGCCGTCAGCAAGAAGACCTAAACCCATAATAACTCCTTTCAGTTGCTATGGATAATTATAGCTGGTAGCGATAAGCTGTTCGGTATTTAAACTACTTATTATCCGTGTACGGTGCGTCAGACAGAACGCTTAAAATTTTTGGAAAACTTGAATATTTCACGC from Aerosakkonema funiforme FACHB-1375 encodes the following:
- a CDS encoding glutathione S-transferase family protein, with protein sequence MGLGLLADGRWVSEREQEDSQGRFIRPVTSFRNKITADGSSGFKAETGRYHLYISWACPWAHRTAIMRKLKGLSDAIGLSVVHPVIDQNGWEFSDEPGCIPDSINGANYLWEIYLKADAKYEGRVTVPVLWDKETSTIVNNESREIIRMLDTEFQDFAKSDWHFLPDDLLEKVDKTIELIYQPINNGVYRAGFATTQTAYEEGVTDLFNALQHWDEVLGKQLYLCGDRITEADWCMFTTLLRFDPVYYGHFKCNLHHIWDYPNLWNYLKELYQIPGVKETCNLDHIKRHYYVSHNKINPTRIVPKGPIMDLESPPDRKIVS